One genomic segment of Vagococcus intermedius includes these proteins:
- the licT gene encoding BglG family transcription antiterminator LicT: MKVLKILNNNAFISYDSHGKEVIVMGNGIAFGQKVGKEVTPTGRYKIFSNTDSETNERLKAIVAEIPEEYMKITERIIFILEKQYDKKINDVVYISLTEHIHGAVERHKKGIEVTNPMLMDIKRLFKDEYEIGLSAIEDIENEFGIPFGEDEAAYIAQHLIYGQLDYMTSITDVTKLMQEIIDIIKYTFRTNFNEESIYYNRFVTHLKFFAQRVVSDQTYSDENQDLFDIFKAKYLESYGCVCKIVAHIKNHYDYDLNSDEQLYLMIHIEKISTKARLEH, translated from the coding sequence ATGAAAGTATTAAAAATTTTGAATAACAATGCCTTTATTTCTTATGATAGTCATGGAAAAGAAGTCATTGTCATGGGAAATGGCATTGCTTTTGGTCAAAAAGTTGGAAAGGAGGTGACTCCCACTGGTAGGTATAAGATTTTTTCAAATACAGATTCAGAAACAAACGAGCGATTGAAAGCCATTGTGGCAGAAATTCCTGAGGAATATATGAAAATCACCGAACGAATTATTTTTATTTTAGAGAAGCAATATGATAAAAAAATCAATGATGTGGTTTATATTTCATTAACAGAACATATCCATGGAGCAGTTGAGCGTCACAAAAAAGGGATTGAAGTGACTAATCCAATGTTGATGGATATCAAGCGCTTGTTTAAAGATGAGTATGAAATTGGTCTATCAGCCATTGAAGATATTGAAAATGAGTTTGGTATTCCCTTTGGTGAAGATGAAGCGGCATATATCGCCCAACATTTGATTTATGGCCAACTTGATTACATGACAAGTATTACTGATGTGACGAAATTGATGCAAGAAATTATTGATATTATAAAATATACTTTTCGAACTAATTTTAATGAAGAATCGATTTACTATAATCGATTTGTCACACATTTAAAGTTTTTTGCTCAACGGGTTGTTAGTGATCAAACCTATAGTGATGAGAACCAAGATTTATTTGACATCTTTAAAGCTAAATATTTAGAAAGCTATGGGTGTGTATGTAAGATTGTTGCACATATTAAAAATCATTATGATTATGATTTAAATTCAGATGAACAATTATATTTGATGATTCATATTGAAAAAA
- a CDS encoding alpha/beta fold hydrolase: MKKIIKFVGIIGLIVVICVLLFFVGTFLNNKIQLNRESKKIVSYGQKVTVDNKSMRVEISGKGQQTVVLLPGYLTGTPVLDFKPLTEELAKDYRVVVLEPFGYGLSEDTNKARTVENLTSEIHQGLEQLGITHYTLMAHSISGVYALDYIKKYPKEVESFVGIDSSLPSQGGADDNQEGMIKFLSRSGIYRLFTKAAPEMLNAPQLDQPSLDQFKYLSLKNIGSEATINEGREMARNFEKTSNLIYPPDLPILYFLASESIEPDEDWLPIHQKMIANSQYSEIKIYEGSHYLHHTKAEEMAADFTEFIAN; encoded by the coding sequence ATGAAAAAAATAATTAAATTTGTAGGAATTATTGGGTTGATAGTAGTTATATGCGTATTGTTGTTTTTTGTAGGGACTTTTTTGAATAATAAGATCCAATTAAATCGTGAATCCAAAAAAATTGTTTCTTATGGTCAAAAAGTGACGGTTGACAATAAAAGTATGAGAGTCGAAATTAGTGGAAAAGGGCAACAAACCGTTGTACTGTTACCAGGCTATCTAACAGGAACCCCTGTTTTAGACTTTAAGCCATTAACGGAAGAATTGGCGAAAGATTATCGTGTGGTTGTACTAGAACCTTTTGGCTATGGTCTAAGTGAAGATACTAATAAGGCGCGAACTGTGGAAAATCTAACAAGTGAGATTCACCAAGGGTTAGAGCAGTTAGGAATTACACACTATACACTAATGGCTCATTCTATCTCAGGTGTATATGCGTTAGATTACATCAAAAAGTATCCTAAAGAAGTTGAAAGTTTTGTTGGTATAGATAGTAGCTTACCTAGTCAAGGAGGGGCAGATGATAATCAAGAAGGAATGATTAAATTTCTTAGCCGATCAGGTATTTACCGTTTATTTACTAAAGCCGCTCCAGAAATGTTAAACGCGCCTCAATTGGATCAGCCATCATTAGACCAATTTAAGTATCTCTCTTTGAAAAATATTGGTTCTGAGGCAACGATAAATGAAGGACGTGAGATGGCTCGTAATTTCGAAAAAACGTCTAACTTAATATATCCTCCAGATTTGCCAATTCTTTATTTTTTAGCATCAGAAAGTATTGAACCAGATGAGGATTGGCTACCGATACATCAAAAAATGATTGCAAATAGTCAATATTCTGAGATTAAAATTTATGAAGGCAGCCATTATCTCCATCATACTAAGGCCGAAGAAATGGCAGCTGATTTTACTGAATTTATTGCTAACTAG